Proteins co-encoded in one Capsicum annuum cultivar UCD-10X-F1 chromosome 9, UCD10Xv1.1, whole genome shotgun sequence genomic window:
- the LOC107856620 gene encoding TPR repeat-containing thioredoxin TTL1 isoform X1 codes for MSRNSMSNNNNGTTTDIDKPDFRELDLGSLTRPNVFTNSTSTSSSSSGSISGYNVPKSNDLSSSVDSSSRRFKPGHTRSRSDSYPLISSGSSSCSRSSVYSSAIYSFPTGNICPSGKILKAAVPVKSTKTDIFGSRIGNYGHGSIIRGGIGADGGGAANANAGKEKSYLQNPEELKRIGNESYKKGDFPEALSFYEKAIAISPGNAAYHCNRAAALMGMKRVVEAVKECEEAIRLDPSYIRAHQRLGSLLLSLGQVENARNHMCIMGHQPDQGDLLKLQAVEKHIGKCTDARKVADWWSTLREADAAIASGADASPQLHACRAEALLKLHRLEDAESSLSNAHKFESSSLGSQSKLFGMLSEAYLLVVQSQLELALGRCENALTTIESAGQIDPRSVEVSVLLKNVRLVGRARARGNNLFKSERYTEACAAYGEGLRLDFSNAVLYCNRAACWYKLRQWEKSVDDCDQALCIQPNYTKALLRKAASNAKLERWAEAVRDYEVLRKVLPYDNEVADSLSHAQVALKKSCGEDIYNMKFAGEVELVSGLEQFRAAISSPGASAVYFEAASNLQCKQISPILHTLSSKYPSINFLKVDMDESPAVASAENVRVLPTFKIYKQGSCLKEAVSPNPEELESLVRHYTS; via the exons ATGTCGAGGAACTCTATGAGTAACAACAACAATGGCACCACCACCGACATTGACAAACCCGATTTCAGAGAACTGGATCTAGGTTCTTTAACCCGACCAAATGTATTTACCAATTCTACAAGTACTAGCTCCAGTTCATCCGGATCAATCTCCGGTTACAATGTTCCTAAATCCAATGACCTTTCCAGTTCAGTTGACAGCAGTTCACGCCGGTTTAAGCCGGGGCATACTCGGTCAAGGTCTGACTCTTATCCGTTAATCTCCTCGGGGAGTAGTAGTTGTAGTAGAAGTTCAGTATACTCCTCTGCTATATATTCATTTCCTACTGGGAACATCTGCCCTTCGGGCAAAATTTTGAAAGCAGCAGTTCCTGTTAAGTCTACTAAAACTGATATATTTGGGTCGAGAATTGGGAACTATGGCCACGGAAGTATAATTCGTGGCGGTATTGGGGCTGATGGAGGAGGAGCTGCCAATGCCAATGCTGGGAAGGAAAAAAGTTATTTACAGAATCCGGAAGAGTTGAAGAGAATAGGAAATGAGAGTTATAAGAAGGGTGATTTTCCCGAGGCTTTAAGCTTTTATGAAAAAGCTATTGCGATTTCGCCTGGAAATGCTGCGTACCATTGTAATCGAGCAGCTGCATTGATGGGTATGAAACGGGTTGTGGAGGCTGTGAAGGAATGTGAGGAAGCTATTAGGCTGGATCCTTCCTACATTCGGGCACATCAACGGTTAGGATCTTTGCTACTTAG TTTAGGACAGGTTGAAAATGCCAGAAATCATATGTGTATCATGGGGCATCAGCCAGATCAGGGTGATTTGCTAAAGTTGCAGGCAGTGGAGAAACATATTGGAAAATGCACTGATGCCCGTAAGGTTGCTGATTGGTGGAGTACATTAAGAGAAGCTGATGCAGCAATTGCTTCTGGAGCTGATGCATCTCCTCAG CTACATGCTTGTAGAGCGGAAGCTCTTTTAAAGCTACACCGATTAGAGGATGCTGAATCGAGCCTATCAAATGCTCACAAGTTTGAATCATCTTCTTTGGGATCCCAGTCAAAACTTTTTGGGATGCTCTCTGAAGCATACCTGCTCGTTGTTCAGTCTCAGCTGGAACTGGCTTTGGGAAG GTGTGAAAATGCACTTACCACCATTGAGAGTGCTGGACAGATTGACCCTCGAAGTGTTGAAGTTTCAGTTTTATTGAAGAATGTGAGATTGGTGGGACGAGCTCGTGCCCGTGgcaataatttatttaaatctGAGAGATATACTGAAGCTTGTGCGGCTTACGGGGAAGGTCTCAGGCTTGATTTTTCAAATGCAGTTCTATACTGCAATAGAGCAGCTTGCTGGTACAAACTCAGGCAGTGGGAGAAATCAGTGGATGATTGCGATCAAGCTCTCTGTATTCAGCCAAATTATACTAAAGCCCTTCTTCGGAAGGCTGCCTCAAACGCCAAG CTAGAAAGATGGGCTGAAGCTGTTAGAGATTATGAAGTTTTGAGGAAGGTGCTTCCATATGACAATGAAGTTGCTGACTCATTGTCCCATGCCCAAGTTGCATTAAAGAAATCATGTGGAGAAGATATTTACAATATGAAATTTGCTGGGGAGGTGGAGTTAGTTTCAGGTCTAGAGCAGTTTCGAGCTGCAATCTCATCACCTG GTGCATCTGCAGTATATTTTGAAGCAGCATCCAACCTACAATGCAAGCAGATATCTCCGATTTTACACACATTAAGCAGTAAATATCCTTCCATAAATTTTCTCAAG GTGGATATGGACGAAAGCCCGGCAGTTGCTTCTGCTGAGAATGTCAGAGTTCTACCAACATTTAAGATTTACAAACAGGGCAGCTGCCTGAAGGAGGCGGTTTCTCCAAATCCAGAGGAGTTGGAGTCCTTGGTGAGGCATTACACTAGTTAA
- the LOC107856620 gene encoding TPR repeat-containing thioredoxin TTL1 isoform X2 — translation MSRNSMSNNNNGTTTDIDKPDFRELDLGSLTRPNVFTNSTSTSSSSSGSISGYNVPKSNDLSSSVDSSSRRFKPGHTRSRSDSYPLISSGSSSCSRSSVYSSAIYSFPTGNICPSGKILKAAVPVKSTKTDIFGSRIGNYGHGSIIRGGIGADGGGAANANAGKEKSYLQNPEELKRIGNESYKKGDFPEALSFYEKAIAISPGNAAYHCNRAAALMGMKRVVEAVKECEEAIRLDPSYIRAHQRLGSLLLSLGQVENARNHMCIMGHQPDQGDLLKLQAVEKHIGKCTDARKVADWWSTLREADAAIASGADASPQLHACRAEALLKLHRLEDAESSLSNAHKFESSSLGSQSKLFGMLSEAYLLVVQSQLELALGRCENALTTIESAGQIDPRSVEVSVLLKNVRLVGRARARGNNLFKSERYTEACAAYGEGLRLDFSNAVLYCNRAACWYKLRQWEKSVDDCDQALCIQPNYTKALLRKAASNAKLERWAEAVRDYEVLRKVLPYDNEVADSLSHAQVALKKSCGEDIYNMKFAGEVELVSGLEQFRAAISSPGASAVYFEAASNLQCKQISPILHTLSSKYPSINFLKVDMDESPAVASAENVRVLPTFKIYKQGSCLKEAVSPNPEELESLLNT, via the exons ATGTCGAGGAACTCTATGAGTAACAACAACAATGGCACCACCACCGACATTGACAAACCCGATTTCAGAGAACTGGATCTAGGTTCTTTAACCCGACCAAATGTATTTACCAATTCTACAAGTACTAGCTCCAGTTCATCCGGATCAATCTCCGGTTACAATGTTCCTAAATCCAATGACCTTTCCAGTTCAGTTGACAGCAGTTCACGCCGGTTTAAGCCGGGGCATACTCGGTCAAGGTCTGACTCTTATCCGTTAATCTCCTCGGGGAGTAGTAGTTGTAGTAGAAGTTCAGTATACTCCTCTGCTATATATTCATTTCCTACTGGGAACATCTGCCCTTCGGGCAAAATTTTGAAAGCAGCAGTTCCTGTTAAGTCTACTAAAACTGATATATTTGGGTCGAGAATTGGGAACTATGGCCACGGAAGTATAATTCGTGGCGGTATTGGGGCTGATGGAGGAGGAGCTGCCAATGCCAATGCTGGGAAGGAAAAAAGTTATTTACAGAATCCGGAAGAGTTGAAGAGAATAGGAAATGAGAGTTATAAGAAGGGTGATTTTCCCGAGGCTTTAAGCTTTTATGAAAAAGCTATTGCGATTTCGCCTGGAAATGCTGCGTACCATTGTAATCGAGCAGCTGCATTGATGGGTATGAAACGGGTTGTGGAGGCTGTGAAGGAATGTGAGGAAGCTATTAGGCTGGATCCTTCCTACATTCGGGCACATCAACGGTTAGGATCTTTGCTACTTAG TTTAGGACAGGTTGAAAATGCCAGAAATCATATGTGTATCATGGGGCATCAGCCAGATCAGGGTGATTTGCTAAAGTTGCAGGCAGTGGAGAAACATATTGGAAAATGCACTGATGCCCGTAAGGTTGCTGATTGGTGGAGTACATTAAGAGAAGCTGATGCAGCAATTGCTTCTGGAGCTGATGCATCTCCTCAG CTACATGCTTGTAGAGCGGAAGCTCTTTTAAAGCTACACCGATTAGAGGATGCTGAATCGAGCCTATCAAATGCTCACAAGTTTGAATCATCTTCTTTGGGATCCCAGTCAAAACTTTTTGGGATGCTCTCTGAAGCATACCTGCTCGTTGTTCAGTCTCAGCTGGAACTGGCTTTGGGAAG GTGTGAAAATGCACTTACCACCATTGAGAGTGCTGGACAGATTGACCCTCGAAGTGTTGAAGTTTCAGTTTTATTGAAGAATGTGAGATTGGTGGGACGAGCTCGTGCCCGTGgcaataatttatttaaatctGAGAGATATACTGAAGCTTGTGCGGCTTACGGGGAAGGTCTCAGGCTTGATTTTTCAAATGCAGTTCTATACTGCAATAGAGCAGCTTGCTGGTACAAACTCAGGCAGTGGGAGAAATCAGTGGATGATTGCGATCAAGCTCTCTGTATTCAGCCAAATTATACTAAAGCCCTTCTTCGGAAGGCTGCCTCAAACGCCAAG CTAGAAAGATGGGCTGAAGCTGTTAGAGATTATGAAGTTTTGAGGAAGGTGCTTCCATATGACAATGAAGTTGCTGACTCATTGTCCCATGCCCAAGTTGCATTAAAGAAATCATGTGGAGAAGATATTTACAATATGAAATTTGCTGGGGAGGTGGAGTTAGTTTCAGGTCTAGAGCAGTTTCGAGCTGCAATCTCATCACCTG GTGCATCTGCAGTATATTTTGAAGCAGCATCCAACCTACAATGCAAGCAGATATCTCCGATTTTACACACATTAAGCAGTAAATATCCTTCCATAAATTTTCTCAAG GTGGATATGGACGAAAGCCCGGCAGTTGCTTCTGCTGAGAATGTCAGAGTTCTACCAACATTTAAGATTTACAAACAGGGCAGCTGCCTGAAGGAGGCGGTTTCTCCAAATCCAGAGGAGTTGGAGTCCTTG CTGAACACTTAA